The Coffea arabica cultivar ET-39 chromosome 3c, Coffea Arabica ET-39 HiFi, whole genome shotgun sequence genome contains a region encoding:
- the LOC113734990 gene encoding putative disease resistance protein RGA3 isoform X1 codes for MADAVLGSTTQVLVQTAINSASEQIGQFVGFKKDLQKLKDTLTEIQAFLSDAEKKQVTENFVKLWLENLERVAFDAENLLDDFNYEMIRRKVQIRNQMKRKVCFFFSVSNPIAFRCRMARKIQKINMDLISIHEQRTTLCLLRSQNEARDAPAISSPGGEAFMKNRETDSVTVDVSFVGRDGDVSAIVTQLTATNNNETISVLPIVGMGGIGKTTLARKVINDPKIEKHFEKRMWVCVSEDFNSNRLFGMILQSLQGREPEAKDRDARVKQLKALLDGKKCLLVLDDVWNKESMLWNDFLGSMKGTNQAMGSWILLTTREQQVVDITRISSSQGYSLKQLSDDQCWRILKENAFCGREVQDGLQDIGLKIAQRCGGLPLAASVLGGMLRIKGTDEWQKLESRLQILGGGENRYIKEILKLSFDHLPYPSLKKCFAYCSIFPKDFQMERNQLIQLWAAEGFLHPNPRDKMGMEEVGNDYFTILLESNLFQDAEEDDYGNVLNCKMHDLVHDMVQSISNSKTLRLTESSSIDMETSSIRYLALEISGKEMMFPSTESFKHITTLFLQGNRSLNDRKMSFFMLRVLNLRTSSVEELPKSIGKLAHLRYLDSSQTSIKTLPESLCQLYNLQTLRVKYCRSLKKFPKNFKNLVNLRHFDFFNYDRSSDIMPFEIGQLQFLQTLPFFNIGEERGRQIGELRNLKNLSGQLELRNLELVKSKEEAESANLIGKPNIDEFRLLWNEIDDSRNNDSEYNRVLEGLHPHQNLKGLVIERFFGGQLSTWIGKLGKLVKFELQNCKNCKELPTLGNMPFLRFLHLDGLDSLASIGPSFYGRSGVHSGSTSQGHVNLFPALEDLSLGDMPNLREWMEATVDDGTVVVFPVLHTMRINNCPQLATFPNYFPRLEELNIRKTQNGSALMTYICSGVSTLTRLFVENVNGLTKVPNVLFQNNHKLAHLWLNDCGDLTQFLDFSFEVPQTSEGPNCQSVLEHTSIDNNASQHLAGLESLEELFVWGCHSLESISIPKGRKYLAALRQLWIWSCNGLTHLSIPQISESEWDSTSSPFSSSGTCPPPLPLERLTVYECPNLISFPIDLTRTPSLSSLSISKCKELTDLPKGKLCSLTRLRQLYIGPFSETTTELHSFLYLFDALPPPHPYFPSLSILWLYGWPHWESLPKQLQHLSALTTLGLYGFGVKSLPDWFEKLSSLEELDLDNCKKLENLPSHQSMRSLTRLRGLWIRDCPLLKERCNPVSSSSSSDPMSEWSKISHIPFIVIDGKNIRG; via the coding sequence ATGGCGGATGCAGTGCTTGGTTCCACTACACAAGTTCTAGTGCAGACGGCAATAAACTCGGCTTCCGAACAAATTGGCCAGTTTGTTGGCTTCAAGAAAGATTTGCAGAAACTGAAAGATACGTTGACTGAAATCCAGGCTTTCCTTAGTGACGCTGAGAAAAAGCAGGTGACTGAAAATTTCGTGAAGCTTTGGCTGGAGAATCTTGAACGTGTGGCTTTCGATGCTGAAAATTTGCTGGATGACTTCAACTATGAAATGATTCGACGCAAAGTTCAGATCCGAAACCAAATGAAGAGGAAGGTATGCTTCTTCTTCTCAGTCTCCAATCCCATTGCATTTCGTTGCAGAATGGCCAGAAAAATTCAGAAAATCAATATGGATTTGATAAGTATCCATGAACAAAGAACAACACTTTGTCTTCTCCGGTCACAGAATGAAGCCAGAGATGCCCCTGCTATTTCATCTCCCGGCGGAGAAGCATTTATGAAGAACAGAGAGACTGACTCTGTCACTGTTGATGTGAGTTTTGTTGGAAGAGATGGTGATGTTTCAGCAATAGTAACACAATTGACTGCCACGAATAATAATGAAACTATCTCCGTTCTTCCTATAGTAGGGATGGGCGGTATCGGGAAGACCACATTGGCTCGAAAAGTTATCAATGATCCAAAGATTGAAAAACATTTTGAGAAGAGAATGTGGGTATGTGTTTCGGAGGATTTCAATTCCAATAGGCTGTTTGGAATGATTCTACAATCGCTGCAAGGTCGAGAGCCTGAAGCTAAGGATAGGGACGCCAGAGTCAAGCAGCTTAAGGCATTATTGGACGGTAAAAAATGCCTGTTGGTCTTGGATGATGTGTGGAATAAGGAGTCCATGCTATGGAATGATTTTCTTGGGTCTATGAAAGGTACTAACCAAGCCATGGGGAGTTGGATTCTTCTGACCACTCGTGAGCAACAGGTGGTAGACATCACCAGAATTTCTTCTTCTCAGGGTTATTCCTTGAAACAATTATCAGATGATCAATGTTGGCGCATTCtcaaagaaaatgcattttgtggtCGGGAAGTGCAGGATGGGCTGCAAGATATAGGGTTAAAGATTGCACAAAGATGCGGAGGCTTACCATTGGCTGCAAGTGTTCTCGGTGGCATGTTGCGCATCAAGGGAACAGATGAATGGCAAAAATTAGAGAGTAGGCTTCAAATTTTAGGTGGAGGTGAAAATAGGTACATTAAAGAAATTTTGAAGTTGAGCTTTGATCATCTTCCGTATCCATCTCTTAAAAAGTGTTTTGCATATTGTTCAATTTTTCCCAAGGATTTTCAAATGGAAAGGAATCAACTAATCCAACTTTGGGCGGCAGAAGGATTTCTTCATCCAAATCCAAGAGACAAGATGGGTATGGAGGAAGTTGGTAAtgattattttaccattttgttGGAGAGTAACTTGTTTCAAGATGCCGAGGAGGATGATTATGGGAATGTTTTGAATTGCAAAATGCATGATCTTGTGCATGACATGGTGCAATCCATTTCCAATTCCAAAACTTTAAGGTTGACAGAGTCTAGTAGCATTGATATGGAGACGTCTTCTATTCGGTATCTTGCACTGGAGATAAGTGGAAAAGAAATGATGTTTCCTTCCACTGAAAGTTTCAAGCATATTACGACATTGTTTTTGCAAGGAAACAGATCACTTAATGATAGGAAGATGTCATTTTTTATGTTGCGAGTTTTGAACTTAAGGACATCGAGTGTCGAAGAGCTTCCTAAATCAATTGGGAAGCTAGCTCATTTGCGATATCTTGATTCGTCACAAACTTCAATCAAAACATTGCCAGAGTCTCTATGTCAACTTTACAATTTGCAGACATTAAGAGTTAAATATTGTCGCTCACTGAAAAAGTTTCCTaagaatttcaagaatttgGTGAATTTGAGGCACTTTGACTTTTTCAATTATGATAGATCAAGTGATATCATGCCTTTTGAGATCGGACAGTTGCAATTTCTCCAAACTTTGCCATTTTTCAATATTGGTGAAGAAAGAGGTCGGCAAATTGGAGAATTGAGGAATTTGAAGAATCTCAGTGGACAACTTGAGTTACGTAATCTTGAGTTAGTGAAAAGCAAAGAAGAAGCCGAGTCTGCAAATCTGATTGGGAAGCCAAACATTGATGAGTTCAGATTACTATGGAATGAAATAGATGATTCAAGAAATAATGATAGTGAATACAATCGAGTGCTGGAAGGCTTGCATCCTCACCAAAATTTGAAAGGTTTGGTAATTGAAAGATTTTTTGGTGGTCAACTTTCAACGTGGATTGGAAAACTTGGGAAATTGGTGAAATTTGAATTGCAAAATTGCAAAAACTGCAAAGAGTTGCCAACTCTTGGAAACATGCCCTTCCTCAGATTTCTTCACTTGGATGGACTTGACAGCCTAGCAAGCATAGGCCCTTCCTTTTATGGCAGATCAGGCGTGCATAGTGGCAGTACCAGTCAAGGACACGTAAACTTGTTTCCAGCACTTGAAGATCTCAGTCTAGGTGATATGCCAAATTTGAGGGAATGGATGGAAGCAACAGTTGATGATGGGACAGTGGTGGTGTTTCCGGTCCTCCATACTATGAGGATTAATAATTGCCCTCAATTAGCCACTTTTCCAAATTATTTTCCACGTCTCGAGGAATTGAACATCAGGAAGACCCAGAATGGATCGGCATTAATGACATATATTTGTAGTGGAGTCAGCACTCTCACTAGACTTTTCGTTGAGAATGTGAATGGGCTCACCAAGGTACCAAATGTGTTATTCCAAAACAATCACAAGCTTGCACATCTCTGGCTAAACGATTGTGGTGATTTGACCCAATTTTTGGACTTTTCGTTTGAGGTTCCTCAAACTTCAGAAGGACCAAATTGTCAATCAGTACTTGAGCACACTAGTATTGACAATAATGCTTCTCAACATTTGGCTGGCCTCGAGTCCCTAGAGGAATTATTTGTTTGGGGCTGCCACTCGCTCGAGTCAATTTCAATCCCTAAGGGACGCAAATACCTCGCTGCCTTGCGACAATTATGGATTTGGTCCTGCAATGGGTTGACCCACTTGTCCATCCCCCAAATATCTGAGTCAGAGTGGGATTCCACTTCTTCACCCTTCTCCTCCTCCGGTACTTgtcctcctcctcttcctcttgaGCGATTGACAGTATACGAATGCCCCAATCTTATCTCCTTCCCAATTGATTTAACCCGAACACCTTCTCTCTCTTCCCTGAGCATATCAAAATGTAAGGAATTAACCGACTTGCCCAAGGGGAAGCTTTGTTCTCTTACAAGATTGAGACAATTATACATCGGACCATTCTCAGAAACCACCACAGAGCTGCATTCCTTCCTATACCTCTTTGATGCTCTCCCACCACCACACCCCTACTTCCCCTCCCTTTCAATATTATGGCTGTATGGATGGCCTCATTGGGAATCTCTGCCCAAGCAACTTCAGCACCTCTCTGCCCTGACAACTCTTGGACTATATGGTTTTGGAGTAAAATCATTGCCCGATTGGTTTGAGAAGCTTTCCTCACTTGAAGAACTCGATCTCGACAATTGTAAAAAGCTAGAGAATTTACCCTCTCACCAGTCTATGAGAAGCCTCACCAGACTAAGAGGGCTGTGGATTCGAGACTGTCCCCTTCTAAAGGAAAGATGCAATCCAGTgagtagcagcagcagcagcgacCCCATGTCTGAGTGGTCCAAGATCTCTCACATTCCCTTTATTGTAATTGATGGGAAGAATATCAGAGGCTAA
- the LOC113734990 gene encoding putative disease resistance protein RGA3 isoform X2: MADAVLGSTTQVLVQTAINSASEQIGQFVGFKKDLQKLKDTLTEIQAFLSDAEKKQVTENFVKLWLENLERVAFDAENLLDDFNYEMIRRKVQIRNQMKRKNEARDAPAISSPGGEAFMKNRETDSVTVDVSFVGRDGDVSAIVTQLTATNNNETISVLPIVGMGGIGKTTLARKVINDPKIEKHFEKRMWVCVSEDFNSNRLFGMILQSLQGREPEAKDRDARVKQLKALLDGKKCLLVLDDVWNKESMLWNDFLGSMKGTNQAMGSWILLTTREQQVVDITRISSSQGYSLKQLSDDQCWRILKENAFCGREVQDGLQDIGLKIAQRCGGLPLAASVLGGMLRIKGTDEWQKLESRLQILGGGENRYIKEILKLSFDHLPYPSLKKCFAYCSIFPKDFQMERNQLIQLWAAEGFLHPNPRDKMGMEEVGNDYFTILLESNLFQDAEEDDYGNVLNCKMHDLVHDMVQSISNSKTLRLTESSSIDMETSSIRYLALEISGKEMMFPSTESFKHITTLFLQGNRSLNDRKMSFFMLRVLNLRTSSVEELPKSIGKLAHLRYLDSSQTSIKTLPESLCQLYNLQTLRVKYCRSLKKFPKNFKNLVNLRHFDFFNYDRSSDIMPFEIGQLQFLQTLPFFNIGEERGRQIGELRNLKNLSGQLELRNLELVKSKEEAESANLIGKPNIDEFRLLWNEIDDSRNNDSEYNRVLEGLHPHQNLKGLVIERFFGGQLSTWIGKLGKLVKFELQNCKNCKELPTLGNMPFLRFLHLDGLDSLASIGPSFYGRSGVHSGSTSQGHVNLFPALEDLSLGDMPNLREWMEATVDDGTVVVFPVLHTMRINNCPQLATFPNYFPRLEELNIRKTQNGSALMTYICSGVSTLTRLFVENVNGLTKVPNVLFQNNHKLAHLWLNDCGDLTQFLDFSFEVPQTSEGPNCQSVLEHTSIDNNASQHLAGLESLEELFVWGCHSLESISIPKGRKYLAALRQLWIWSCNGLTHLSIPQISESEWDSTSSPFSSSGTCPPPLPLERLTVYECPNLISFPIDLTRTPSLSSLSISKCKELTDLPKGKLCSLTRLRQLYIGPFSETTTELHSFLYLFDALPPPHPYFPSLSILWLYGWPHWESLPKQLQHLSALTTLGLYGFGVKSLPDWFEKLSSLEELDLDNCKKLENLPSHQSMRSLTRLRGLWIRDCPLLKERCNPVSSSSSSDPMSEWSKISHIPFIVIDGKNIRG; the protein is encoded by the exons ATGGCGGATGCAGTGCTTGGTTCCACTACACAAGTTCTAGTGCAGACGGCAATAAACTCGGCTTCCGAACAAATTGGCCAGTTTGTTGGCTTCAAGAAAGATTTGCAGAAACTGAAAGATACGTTGACTGAAATCCAGGCTTTCCTTAGTGACGCTGAGAAAAAGCAGGTGACTGAAAATTTCGTGAAGCTTTGGCTGGAGAATCTTGAACGTGTGGCTTTCGATGCTGAAAATTTGCTGGATGACTTCAACTATGAAATGATTCGACGCAAAGTTCAGATCCGAAACCAAATGAAGAGGAAG AATGAAGCCAGAGATGCCCCTGCTATTTCATCTCCCGGCGGAGAAGCATTTATGAAGAACAGAGAGACTGACTCTGTCACTGTTGATGTGAGTTTTGTTGGAAGAGATGGTGATGTTTCAGCAATAGTAACACAATTGACTGCCACGAATAATAATGAAACTATCTCCGTTCTTCCTATAGTAGGGATGGGCGGTATCGGGAAGACCACATTGGCTCGAAAAGTTATCAATGATCCAAAGATTGAAAAACATTTTGAGAAGAGAATGTGGGTATGTGTTTCGGAGGATTTCAATTCCAATAGGCTGTTTGGAATGATTCTACAATCGCTGCAAGGTCGAGAGCCTGAAGCTAAGGATAGGGACGCCAGAGTCAAGCAGCTTAAGGCATTATTGGACGGTAAAAAATGCCTGTTGGTCTTGGATGATGTGTGGAATAAGGAGTCCATGCTATGGAATGATTTTCTTGGGTCTATGAAAGGTACTAACCAAGCCATGGGGAGTTGGATTCTTCTGACCACTCGTGAGCAACAGGTGGTAGACATCACCAGAATTTCTTCTTCTCAGGGTTATTCCTTGAAACAATTATCAGATGATCAATGTTGGCGCATTCtcaaagaaaatgcattttgtggtCGGGAAGTGCAGGATGGGCTGCAAGATATAGGGTTAAAGATTGCACAAAGATGCGGAGGCTTACCATTGGCTGCAAGTGTTCTCGGTGGCATGTTGCGCATCAAGGGAACAGATGAATGGCAAAAATTAGAGAGTAGGCTTCAAATTTTAGGTGGAGGTGAAAATAGGTACATTAAAGAAATTTTGAAGTTGAGCTTTGATCATCTTCCGTATCCATCTCTTAAAAAGTGTTTTGCATATTGTTCAATTTTTCCCAAGGATTTTCAAATGGAAAGGAATCAACTAATCCAACTTTGGGCGGCAGAAGGATTTCTTCATCCAAATCCAAGAGACAAGATGGGTATGGAGGAAGTTGGTAAtgattattttaccattttgttGGAGAGTAACTTGTTTCAAGATGCCGAGGAGGATGATTATGGGAATGTTTTGAATTGCAAAATGCATGATCTTGTGCATGACATGGTGCAATCCATTTCCAATTCCAAAACTTTAAGGTTGACAGAGTCTAGTAGCATTGATATGGAGACGTCTTCTATTCGGTATCTTGCACTGGAGATAAGTGGAAAAGAAATGATGTTTCCTTCCACTGAAAGTTTCAAGCATATTACGACATTGTTTTTGCAAGGAAACAGATCACTTAATGATAGGAAGATGTCATTTTTTATGTTGCGAGTTTTGAACTTAAGGACATCGAGTGTCGAAGAGCTTCCTAAATCAATTGGGAAGCTAGCTCATTTGCGATATCTTGATTCGTCACAAACTTCAATCAAAACATTGCCAGAGTCTCTATGTCAACTTTACAATTTGCAGACATTAAGAGTTAAATATTGTCGCTCACTGAAAAAGTTTCCTaagaatttcaagaatttgGTGAATTTGAGGCACTTTGACTTTTTCAATTATGATAGATCAAGTGATATCATGCCTTTTGAGATCGGACAGTTGCAATTTCTCCAAACTTTGCCATTTTTCAATATTGGTGAAGAAAGAGGTCGGCAAATTGGAGAATTGAGGAATTTGAAGAATCTCAGTGGACAACTTGAGTTACGTAATCTTGAGTTAGTGAAAAGCAAAGAAGAAGCCGAGTCTGCAAATCTGATTGGGAAGCCAAACATTGATGAGTTCAGATTACTATGGAATGAAATAGATGATTCAAGAAATAATGATAGTGAATACAATCGAGTGCTGGAAGGCTTGCATCCTCACCAAAATTTGAAAGGTTTGGTAATTGAAAGATTTTTTGGTGGTCAACTTTCAACGTGGATTGGAAAACTTGGGAAATTGGTGAAATTTGAATTGCAAAATTGCAAAAACTGCAAAGAGTTGCCAACTCTTGGAAACATGCCCTTCCTCAGATTTCTTCACTTGGATGGACTTGACAGCCTAGCAAGCATAGGCCCTTCCTTTTATGGCAGATCAGGCGTGCATAGTGGCAGTACCAGTCAAGGACACGTAAACTTGTTTCCAGCACTTGAAGATCTCAGTCTAGGTGATATGCCAAATTTGAGGGAATGGATGGAAGCAACAGTTGATGATGGGACAGTGGTGGTGTTTCCGGTCCTCCATACTATGAGGATTAATAATTGCCCTCAATTAGCCACTTTTCCAAATTATTTTCCACGTCTCGAGGAATTGAACATCAGGAAGACCCAGAATGGATCGGCATTAATGACATATATTTGTAGTGGAGTCAGCACTCTCACTAGACTTTTCGTTGAGAATGTGAATGGGCTCACCAAGGTACCAAATGTGTTATTCCAAAACAATCACAAGCTTGCACATCTCTGGCTAAACGATTGTGGTGATTTGACCCAATTTTTGGACTTTTCGTTTGAGGTTCCTCAAACTTCAGAAGGACCAAATTGTCAATCAGTACTTGAGCACACTAGTATTGACAATAATGCTTCTCAACATTTGGCTGGCCTCGAGTCCCTAGAGGAATTATTTGTTTGGGGCTGCCACTCGCTCGAGTCAATTTCAATCCCTAAGGGACGCAAATACCTCGCTGCCTTGCGACAATTATGGATTTGGTCCTGCAATGGGTTGACCCACTTGTCCATCCCCCAAATATCTGAGTCAGAGTGGGATTCCACTTCTTCACCCTTCTCCTCCTCCGGTACTTgtcctcctcctcttcctcttgaGCGATTGACAGTATACGAATGCCCCAATCTTATCTCCTTCCCAATTGATTTAACCCGAACACCTTCTCTCTCTTCCCTGAGCATATCAAAATGTAAGGAATTAACCGACTTGCCCAAGGGGAAGCTTTGTTCTCTTACAAGATTGAGACAATTATACATCGGACCATTCTCAGAAACCACCACAGAGCTGCATTCCTTCCTATACCTCTTTGATGCTCTCCCACCACCACACCCCTACTTCCCCTCCCTTTCAATATTATGGCTGTATGGATGGCCTCATTGGGAATCTCTGCCCAAGCAACTTCAGCACCTCTCTGCCCTGACAACTCTTGGACTATATGGTTTTGGAGTAAAATCATTGCCCGATTGGTTTGAGAAGCTTTCCTCACTTGAAGAACTCGATCTCGACAATTGTAAAAAGCTAGAGAATTTACCCTCTCACCAGTCTATGAGAAGCCTCACCAGACTAAGAGGGCTGTGGATTCGAGACTGTCCCCTTCTAAAGGAAAGATGCAATCCAGTgagtagcagcagcagcagcgacCCCATGTCTGAGTGGTCCAAGATCTCTCACATTCCCTTTATTGTAATTGATGGGAAGAATATCAGAGGCTAA